A genome region from Magnolia sinica isolate HGM2019 chromosome 8, MsV1, whole genome shotgun sequence includes the following:
- the LOC131253732 gene encoding AP2-like ethylene-responsive transcription factor AIL5, with translation MKNMTRQEFVASLRRKSSGFSRGASIYRGVTRHHQHGRWQARIGRVAGNKDLYLGTFSTQEEAAEAYDIAAIKFRGLNAVTNFDMSRYDVKSIVNSNLPIGGITTKAKASESSSSDTKSVESKLIFDDSFAAHSSSLSFAVPIKPDPQDYWSLLALHNQTQNSSKNNNNLFQSSGNSSAFHSLSNFNLDFSTSTAVDHSNGVLNGGMIQQQTPSTIPFATPISVTSSYDSSSYGSWATPSIHPYQAAKPNLAVYHLMAQGSVACCPNWTGLYIALYSLTVYKLCNLISSSSLKISGLQFIHANTKKLLKEEDGHCPCWFVIVFPTKIELDDNLLLVASSDGNVHIWKDYTSKGEQKLVTAFSSIQGHRPSVRSVNAVVDWQQQSGYLYASGEISSIMLWDLDKEQLVSSISSSSESSISALV, from the exons ATGAAGAACATGACTCGGCAGGAGTTTGTTGCATCTCTCAGAAG GAAGAGTAGCGGATTTTCTAGGGGCGCCTCTATATATAGAGGAGTTACAAG ACACCACCAGCACGGTCGATGGCAGGCGCGGATCGGGCGTGTTGCCGGCAACAAAGATCTCTACTTAGGAACCTTCA GCACTCAAGAAGAAGCGGCAGAAGCATACGACATCGCAGCAATCAAATTCAGGGGCCTCAATGCAGTGACCAACTTCGATATGAGCCGCTACGATGTGAAGAGCATCGTCAACAGCAACCTACCGATCGGTGGAATAACCACAAAAGCGAAAGCATCGGAATCCTCATCGTCGGATACCAAGAGTGTCGAATCCAAGCTGATTTTCGATGATTCCTTCGCGGCCCACTCATCGAGCCTCAGCTTCGCTGTGCCCATCAAACCTGACCCACAAGACTACTGGTCCCTGCTAGCATTGCATAatcaaacccaaaacagttcaaagAACAACAACAACCTCTTCCAATCATCAGGCAATTCATCTGCCTTCCACAGCCTCTCAAACTTCAATCTGGATTTCTCCACATCCACAGCCGTTGATCACAGCAATGGGGTTCTGAATGGTGGCATGATCCAACAACAGACCCCATCCACTATCCCTTTTGCCACTCCCATTAGTGTAACAAGCAGTTATGATAGTTCCAGTTATGGTAGCTGGGCCACACCTTCTATCCATCCATACCAAGCTGCAAAGCCCAATCTAGCCGTTTATCATCTCATGGCCCAAGGAAGTGTTGCTTGCTGTCCTAATTGGACTGGCTT ataTATAGCTCTGTATAGTTTAACCGTGTATAAGCTTTGTAACTTGATAAGCTCTTCTTCTTTGAAAATTTCAGGATTGCAATTTATTCATGCAAATACAAAGAAGCTACTTAAAGAGGAAGATGGTCACTGTCCTTGTTGGTTTGTCATTGTTTTCCCCACCAAGATCGAGCTAGATGACAACTTGCTTCTTGTTGCTTCAA GTGATGGAAATGTTCATATATGGAAAGATTACACCTCAAAGGGTGAACAGAAGCTTGTTACAGCATTCTCATCGATTCAGGGCCATAGACCTAGTGTCCGTAGTGTGAATGCTGTTGTTGACTGGCAGCAGCAGTCTGGATATTTG TATGCTTCTGGGGAGATATCATCAATCATGCTTTGGGATCTAGATAAAGAGCAGCTTGTTAGTTCCATTTCTTCATCGTCAGAAAGCAGCATCTCAGCATTGGTATGA